The Ovis canadensis isolate MfBH-ARS-UI-01 breed Bighorn chromosome 13, ARS-UI_OviCan_v2, whole genome shotgun sequence genome includes a region encoding these proteins:
- the IFT52 gene encoding intraflagellar transport protein 52 homolog isoform X3, giving the protein MFSDQYLDKEENSKIMDVVFRWLTTEDIHLNQIDAEDPEISDYMMLPDTAALSERLRVCLQEGDENPRDFTSLFDLSLYQLDTTSLPKVIKAYEQLNVKHEPLQLIQPQFETPLPALQPAVFPPSFRELPPPPLELFDLDETFSSEKARLAQITNKCTEEDLEFYVRKCGDILGVTNKLPKDRQDAKHILEHIFFQVVEFKKLNQEHDIDTRHSRTASADQAS; this is encoded by the exons ATGTTCAGTGACCAATATttggataaagaagaaaacagcaaaatcatG gatgTTGTTTTCCGGTGGCTCACAACAGAAGACATCCACCTAAACCAGATTGATGCCGAGGACCCAGAG ATTTCCGACTACATGATGCTGCCCGACACAGCCGCCCTGTCCGAGCGGCTGCGAGTGTGTCTCCAGGAGGGCGATGAGAACCCGCGGGACTTCACCAGCCTCTTCGACCTGTCCCTTTACCAGCTGGATACTACCTCCCTCCCGAAGGTCATCAA GGCTTATGAACAGCTCAACGTGAAACATGAACCTCTCCAGCTCATCCAGCCTCAGTTTGAGACGCCACTGCCAGCTCTTCAGCCAGCA GTTTTCCCTCCTAGTTTCAGGGAATTACCACCTCCTCCGCTGGAGCTGTTTGACTTAGATGAGACGTTCTCCTCTGAGAAGGCCCGGCTTGCTCAGATTACCAATAAGT GTACTGAAGAAGACCTGGAATTCTATGTCAGGAAGTGTGGCGACATCCTTGGAGTCACCAATAAACTCCCAAAGGACCGGCAAGATGCCAAACATATCCTTGAGCACATCTTCTTCCAAGTGGTGGAGTTCAAGAAGTTGAACCAG gaacaTGACATTGACACGCGGCATTCCAGAACAGCCTCTGCGGACCAAGCCTCTtga